The following coding sequences are from one Hippopotamus amphibius kiboko isolate mHipAmp2 chromosome 9, mHipAmp2.hap2, whole genome shotgun sequence window:
- the LOC130861648 gene encoding olfactory receptor 52A5-like, whose product MLTSNGSVFMPSVLTLIGIPGLESVQCWIAIPFCVMYLIAVIGNTLILVIIKHENSLHRPMYIFLAMLGATDIALSTCILPKMLGIFWFHLTEISFEACLLQMWLLHSFQAIESGVLLAMALDRFVAICNPLRHATIFSQQLLIHIGVGVTLRAVILVALSIVLIKCRLKLYRTTVISHSYCEHMAIVKLATEDTRINKIFGLFVAFTILGVDIIFITLSYVRIFITVFQLPQKEARFKAFNTCITHICVFLQFYLLAFFSFFTHRFGSHIPPYVHILLSNLYLLVPPFLNPIIYGVKTKQIRDHILKMILSKRHLDH is encoded by the coding sequence ATGCTCACGTCCAATGGCTCAGTCTTCATGCCCTCTGTCCTAACACTCATCGGCATTCCTGGTCTGGAGTCAGTGCAGTGTTGGATCGCGATTCCATTCTGTGTCATGTACCTTATTGCTGTGATTGGGAACACTCTAATTTTAGTGATAATCAAACATGAAAACAGCCTGCATAGACCTATGTATATTTTTCTGGCCATGTTGGGGGCCACAGACATTGCACTTAGCACCTGTATTCTCCCCAAAATGTTAGGCATCTTCTGGTTTCATTTGACAGAGATTTCTTTTGAAGCCTGTCTTCTACAAATGTGGCTTCTTCACTCATTCCAGGCAATTGAATCAGGTGTCCTACTGGCAATGGCCCTAGATCGCTTTGTAGCCATCTGTAACCCCTTGAGACATGCCACCATCTTCTCCCAACAACTTTTGATTCACATTGGAGTTGGGGTGACACTCAGGGCTGTCATTCTTGTAGCATTATCCATAGTGCTTATCAAATGCCGTCTTAAACTCTACCGAACAACCGTCATCTCCCACTCTTACTGTGAGCACATGGCCATTGTGAAGCTGGCTACTGAAGATACACGGATCAACAAGATATTCGGTCTATTTGTTGCCTTCACTATCTTAGGGGTTGACATAATCTTTATCACCTTGTCCTATGTTCGGATCTTTATCACTGTCTTTCAGCTGCCCCAGAAGGAGGCAAGATTCAAAGCCTTTAATACATGTATCACCCACATTTGTGTCTTCCTACAGTTCTACCTCCttgccttcttctctttcttcacacATAGGTTTGGTTCTCACATACCACCATATGTTCATATCCTCTTATCAAATCTTTACCTGTTAGTACCACCTTTTCTCAACCCTATCATCTATGGAGTGAAGACCAAACAAATTCGTGACCACATCCTGAAAATGATCCTTTCCAAAAGACATCTTGATCATTAG
- the LOC130829003 gene encoding olfactory receptor 52A5-like — MPITNGTVFMPSGLTFIGIPGLETVQCWIGIPFCAMYIMALMGNSLLLIIIKSEPSLHEPMYIFLAMLGATDIALSTSIVPKMLGIFWFHLPDIYFDACLFQVWLIHTFLGIESGVLLAMALDRFVAICYPLRHATIFTQQLVTNIALGVTLRPAILVSPCLLLIKCRLKHYRTKLISHTYCEHMALVKLATEDVYINKFYGLLRAFIAGGLDLILITLSYTQIFITVFHCPRKRHVLRHLTCVPHICVFFQFYLLAFFSFFTHRSATYIPSYIHITLSSLYFLVPPFLNPFVYGVKTKHIRDKVVKMFCS; from the coding sequence ATGCCTATTACAAATGGCACTGTGTTTATGCCCTCTGGGCTGACCTTTATTGGAATCCCTGGCCTAGAAACTGTACAGTGTTGGATTGGGATTCCATTCTGTGCTATGTACATCATGGCTTTGATGGGAAATTCTCTCCTTTTGATCATCATCAAATCTGAACCCAGTCTCCACGAGCCTATGTATATCTTCCTGGCCATGTTGGGAGCCACTGACATTGCACTTAGCACCAGCATTGTCCCCAAGATGCTTGGAATTTTTTGGTTCCACTTGCCAGACATCTATTTTGATGCTTGCCTCTTTCAGGTGTGGCTCATCCACACATTTCTGGGTATTGAATCAGGAGTCCTGCTGGCCATGGCCCTGGACCGCTTTGTAGCAATCTGTTATCCTCTGAGGCATGCTACCATATTCACTCAACAACTCGTCACGAACATTGCACTTGGAGTGACGCTGCGGCCAGCCATCCTGGTAAGTCCATGCCTACTGCTCATAAAGTGCCGTCTCAAACATTACAGAACCAAGTTAATTTCCCACACTTACTGTGAACACATGGCCCTAGTGAAGCTTGCCACTGAAGACGTTTACATCAATAAATTCTATGGTCTCCTTAGGGCTTTTATTGCTGGTGGCCTTGACCTCATTTTGATCACCCTCTCCTACACACAAATCTTTATTACTGTCTTCCACTGCCCCAGAAAGAGGCACGTCTTAAGGCATTTAACATGTGTTCCCCACATATGTGTCTTCTTCCAATTctatctccttgcttttttctccttttttactcACAGATCTGCCACATATATCCcatcatatatacatatcacCTTGTCCAGTCTTTACTTCCTGGTTCCACCTTTCCTCAATCCATTTGTCTACGGGGTGAAGACCAAGCATATCCGAGATAAGGTAGTAAAAATGTTCTGTTCCTAA